A single region of the Salvia miltiorrhiza cultivar Shanhuang (shh) chromosome 8, IMPLAD_Smil_shh, whole genome shotgun sequence genome encodes:
- the LOC130998419 gene encoding uncharacterized protein LOC130998419, whose amino-acid sequence MLHTYGMVALIDGLSIEITIKGSVVGDEKNIKVFIVLDNIRHMCELDALEACCIYVYIWRLYKECKKTSLLKKFKFVDPYSMSHDLKVDSAKKARILASRMCGTLTNQFLLMPCNVGWHWILLVIDPHNDTTYVLDPLKEDRHFTEIKIVTETAIKMFNKNIGKRGRQSHAWEVIKCHQQPHGSVQCGFYIMRYMKDIIENYGCDRSKPISSLFVEGFYSEEEINEVREEWVEFVYRFVHKNDDEGSS is encoded by the exons ATGTTACACACCTATGGGATGGTTGCTCTCATTGATGGACTTAGTATTGAAATAACAATAAAAGGTAGTGTCGTTGGTGATGAGAAAAATATCAAAGTGTTCATCGTCCTTGATAACATTCGACACATGTGTGAATTGGACGCACTCGAGGCATGTTGTATATATGTCTACATATG GCGCTTATATAAGGAATGCAAGAAGACAAGTCTtcttaaaaaattcaaatttgttgATCCGTATAGCATGTCACATGATCTGAAGGTTGATTCAGCAAAAAAGGCAAGAATTTTGGCGAGTAGGATGTGTGGTACATTGACTAATCAATTTCTTTTGATGCCTTGCAACGTGGG TTGGCATTGGATCCTTCTTGTTATTGACCCGCATAATGATACTACATACGTGTTGGATCCATTAAAGGAAGATCGTCATTTTACGGAGATAAAGATCGTCACAGAAAC AGCTATAAAAATGTTCAATAAGAACataggaaaaagaggaagacaAAGTCATGCGTGGGAAGTGATAAAG TGTCATCAACAACCTCACGGGTCAGTACAATGTGGATTCTATATAATGCGTTACATGAAAGacattattgaaaattatggatGTGACCGCTCCAAACCAATATCTTCATTG tttgtcGAAGGATTTTACTCTGAAGAAGAAATCAATGAAGTTCGTGAAGAGTGGGTTGAGTTTGTATATCGTTTTGTTCATAAGAATGATGATGAAG GTTCAAGCTAG
- the LOC130998420 gene encoding uncharacterized protein LOC130998420, with protein MDKAWMSKSRLSKEYEVGVESFLNFAIANGKDPKSMRCPCVKCGNLIDQSIQHIRAHLTFNGMDLTYISWIFHGEKYGSHTTYKDEGSTTDRDFDLDAPADMVHDAYVDNPTHFHKLLEEAEMPLYFGCGHFTKLFATVKLYNLKAKYGWSDTSFTELLDLIRKMLPEDNVLPASLYDAKKSLSTLGMKYEKIHACPDDCILYQNEHVHLVHCPTCGKSRFKVGKNGLINEGVPAKVLWYFPPIPRFERMFRNKDMSCNLTWHAHKRVADGHLRHHADSPAWKQVDQLWPSFGNEPGNLRLALSADGINPHKLMSSKYSCWPVILVTYNLHPWLCMKRKHMMLTLLISGPQQPGNDIDVYLAPLIDDLKKLWELGVEIYDAYRTEKFMLRAVLLWTINDFPAYGNLSGNKVKGYLACPICADQTCAKRLKHSRKMCYASHRRFLPANHPYRRQKKAFNGKNELKPAPIILSGIEVFGRVEGLNFVLGKKRKKCQSKGNADKCPWKKKSIFFELEYWKHLLVRHSLDVMHIEKNICESIFGTLLNIPGKTKDGVKARLDLVEMGLRDELAPKIEENRSYLPPACYTLSKQEKRQVYSFFGGVKVPTGYSSNVSSLLSVDDSKLVGLKSHDCHTLMQQLLSVAIRGVLTKQVREVITRLCFFFNVLCNKVIDISKLEDIQTDITITLCLLEKYFSPSFFDIMVHLTVHLVREVKLCGPVWYRWMYPFERFMRVLKGYVRNRNHPEGCIAECYIAEEAVEFCSEYLSNVANSSHQISERLKWLSRGPNARVVKYEAYMINGVTFHSKTRDSIRVVQNSGVSLVAKTMQVASVKDDNPIVSDMMFYGVIDEIWELDYNDFHEHISMKSRMMISIVLPFTISVLAMECQRKKLVMRLIQHMFVKIVKEHGLYNMKKKSSDASGCSNMDEDSKGSQSSRATRGRVHLDRLAVLRSKGLKRDLTFDVHGEAVGREGAKLQSYIGM; from the exons ATGGATAAAGCGTGGATGTCCAAAAGTAGATTATCAAAAGAGTATGAAGTTGGAGTCGAATCtttcttgaattttgcaattgcAAATGGAAAAGACCCTAAATCTATGCGTTGTCCATGTGTAAAGTGTGGTAATCTTATTGACCAGTCTATCCAACATATAAGAGCGCATCTTACATTTAATGGAATGGATTTAACATACATTAGTTGGATCTTCCACGGGGAGAAATATGGTTCTCACACGACTTATAAAGATGAAGGGAGTACTACGGATCGTGATTTTGATTTAGATGCTCCAGCTGACATGGTGCATGACGCATATGTTGACAATCCAACTCATTTCCATAAATTGCTTGAGGAAGCTGAGATGCCATTATATTTTGGATGTGGTCACTTCACGAAGTTATTTGCAACTGTTAAGCTGTACAACTTGAAGGCAAAATATGGTTGGAGTGATACTTCTTTTACTGAGCTACTTGATTTGATAAGAAAAATGCTTCCTGAAGATAATGTGTTACCTGCATCTTTGTACGATGCAAAAAAGAGCTTATCTACACTGGGGATGAAATATGAAAAGATTCATGCATGTCCAGATGATTGTATCTTATATCAAAATGAGCATGTCCATTTGGTGCATTGCCCTACATGTGGAAAGTCAAGGTTTAAGGTTGGGAAGAATGGCCTGATTAATGAGGGTGTTCCAGCAAAAGTTTTATGGTATTTTCCACCGATACCACGATTTGAACGAATGTTTAGGAATAAAGATATGTCTTGCAATTTAACTTGGCATGCTCATAAAAGAGTGGCTGATGGCCATCTACGTCATCATGCAGATTCACCGGCTTGGAAACAAGTAGATCAACTGTGGCCGAGTTTTGGGAATGAACCAGGGAATCTTAGATTAGCACTTTCAGCGGATGGTATTAATCCTCATAAGCTAATGTCATCTAAGTATAGTTGCTGGCCTGTTATTCTTGTAACATACAATCTTCATCCATGGTTGTGCATGAAAAGAAAACATATGATGCTTACTTTGTTAATTTCTGGACCACAACAACCTGGGAATGATATAGATGTTTATTTGGCACCTTTGATCGATGATTTGAAAAAATTGTGGGAATTAGGTGTGGAGATATATGATGCATACCGTACAGAAAAATTCATGTTGAGAGCTGTCCTCCTTTGGACTATCAATGATTTCCCTGCATATGGCAATTTATCGGGAAACAAGGTGAAAGGTTATTTGGCATGTCCTATTTGTGCTGACCAAACGTGTGCTAAACGTTTGAAACATAGCAGGAAAATGTGTTATGCATCACATAGACGATTCTTACCTGCTAATCATCCTTATCGGAGACAGAAGAAAGCATTTAACGGGAAGAATGAGTTAAAACCTGCACCTATAATACTAAGTGGCATTGAAGTCTTTGGAAGAGTAGAGGGACTCAATTTTGTGTTGggtaaaaagagaaagaaatgtCAATCAAAAGGAAATGCTGACAAATGTCCATGGAAAaagaaatcaattttttttgagTTGGAATATTGGAAGCATTTGCTCGTTCGACATTCTCTCGATGTGATGCACATTGAGAAGAACATTTGTGAAAGTATTTTTGGCACATTGTTAAATATCCCTGGAAAAACGAAAGATGGAGTGAAAGCAAGATTGGACCTTGTTGAGATGGGCTTGAGAGATGAATTAGCACCAAAGATAGAGGAAAATAGGTCATATTTGCCACCCGCTTGTTATACTCTAAGCAAACAAGAGAAACGACAAGTTTATTCCTTCTTTGGCGGAGTTAAAGTACCAACAGGTTATTCATCAAATGTGTCTAGTCTCCTGTCAGTAGATGATTCTAAGCTTGTTGGTCTTAAGTCACACGATTGTCACACATTGATGCAACAATTGCTTTCGGTGGCCATACGAGGTGTGTTGACAAAACAAGTTAGGGAAGTCATCACTAGATTGTGTTTCTTCTTCAACGTCTTATGCAACAAAGTGATAGACATTTCAAAGTTAGAAGACATTCAAACTGACATAACAATTACATTGTGTCTCctcgaaaaatatttttctccttCATTCTTTGACATAATGGTCCATTTAACCGTTCATTTGGTACGTGAGGTCAAACTGTGTGGGCCGGTATGGTATAGGTGGATGTATCCATTTGAGAGATTCATGCGAGTGTTGAAAGGTTATGTGAGAAATCGCAATCACCCTGAAGGATGCATTGCCGAATGCTACATTGCTGAAGAAGCGGTGGAGTTCTGCTCAGAATACTTATCTAAT GTTGCAAATTCCTCACATCAAATATCAGAAAGGTTGAAGTGGCTGTCTCGAGGACCTAATGCTAGGGTTGTGAAGTATGAAGCTTACATGATAAATGGCGTTACATTTCACTCAAAGACACGTGATAGTATacgagttgttcaaaattctgGAGTAAGTTTGGTTGCAAAAACAATGCAAGTGGCTAGCGTAAAGGATGACAATCCTATTGTGTCAGACATGATGTTTTATGGAGTTATAGATGAAATCTGGGAGCTTGACTACAATGATTTTCATGAA CATATATCGATGAAATCGAGGATGATGATATCAATTGTTTTGCCATTCACCATCAGTGTTTTAGCAATGGAATGCCAACGAAAGAAATTGGTAATGAGGTTGATCCAACATATGTTCGTGAAGATTGTGAAGGAACATGG GTTATATAACATGAAAAAGAAATCGTCCGATGCTAGTGGTTGTAGCAATATGGACGAAGATTCTAAAGGATCACAAAGTTCGAGAGCTACCAGAGGAAGAGTACATCTTGATAGATTAGCTGTGTTGAGGAGTAAAGGACTTAAAAGAGATCTTACTTTCGATGTGCATGGTGAGGCTGTGGGACGAGAGGGTGCAAAGTTGCAAAGTTACATAGGTatgtga